From a region of the Teredinibacter turnerae genome:
- the tnpB gene encoding IS66 family insertion sequence element accessory protein TnpB (TnpB, as the term is used for proteins encoded by IS66 family insertion elements, is considered an accessory protein, since TnpC, encoded by a neighboring gene, is a DDE family transposase.) yields MIRWPDSIPIYLHRDPVDFRKAINGLAVIVSESMALDVYSSALFVFCNKNRSQLKVLYWDQTGFALWQKRLERDKFKWPRKDRFSTVTLTHEQWCWLLRGFDYHNFKPHHALHFTDVA; encoded by the coding sequence ATGATTCGTTGGCCAGATTCTATCCCCATTTATCTGCACCGTGATCCCGTCGATTTCCGCAAGGCCATCAACGGGCTGGCGGTGATTGTGAGTGAATCGATGGCGCTGGATGTGTACAGCTCCGCGCTTTTCGTCTTCTGCAACAAAAACCGGTCACAGCTTAAGGTGCTCTACTGGGACCAAACCGGCTTTGCACTCTGGCAAAAGCGGCTTGAGCGGGACAAGTTCAAATGGCCCCGCAAAGATCGCTTTTCTACGGTGACGCTTACCCACGAGCAATGGTGTTGGCTGTTACGCGGCTTTGATTATCACAACTTTAAACCGCATCACGCCCTGCATTTTACCGATGTTGCTTAA
- the tnpA gene encoding IS66 family insertion sequence element accessory protein TnpA yields MPNKKYNWPQLFSDYEQSGLSQTEFCKQHEINPKYFSLKLSKRKASEGSPFTKAIVQPEVEYTTSLVLHIGHCKILCPSTMPIPSLVALVKALA; encoded by the coding sequence ATGCCCAACAAAAAGTACAACTGGCCCCAGCTCTTTTCTGACTATGAGCAATCAGGCCTGTCGCAAACAGAATTCTGTAAACAGCACGAAATCAATCCGAAGTACTTCAGCTTGAAGCTTTCAAAGCGTAAAGCCTCTGAGGGCAGCCCTTTCACGAAAGCGATTGTACAACCGGAGGTTGAATACACGACCAGCCTGGTTTTACACATCGGCCATTGTAAAATTCTGTGCCCCAGCACCATGCCAATTCCCTCACTCGTCGCTCTGGTAAAAGCGCTGGCATGA